In one Oryza glaberrima chromosome 2, OglaRS2, whole genome shotgun sequence genomic region, the following are encoded:
- the LOC127761589 gene encoding E3 ubiquitin-protein ligase Os03g0188200-like, with amino-acid sequence MSSPAEKSTSGGGGMSMNTVTTVMAFSVSAFFVLFIFVRLLCARIHLRAGQSAAAAAAAHGDAFPAFSVERGIRGLEPAVVTSFPTAKFGDGGSRPRAAAALEESQCPVCLEEYEAKDVVRVLPSCGHAFHVACIDAWLRQHSTCPVCRASLRAAAANAKHPPPAPAAMLPPPLYCPPAAARASTPAPARATFRQQQQQLSATASSSSDADALQPAAAADDRLEIVVSDEQPAPSAAAGGQAEEHPHPPPPAAAAGHR; translated from the exons ATGTCCTCGCCGGCGGAGAAgtcgacgagcggcggcggcggcatgagcATGAACACGGTGACGACGGTGATGGCCTTCTCCGTCAGCGCCTTCTTCGTGCTCTTCATCTTCGTCAGGCTGCTCTGCGCCCGCATCCACCTCAGGGCGGGCcaatccgccgccgcagccgcggcggcgcacggcgacgcCTTCCCGGCCTTCAGC gtgGAGCGCGGGATCCGCGGGCTGGAGCCGGCGGTGGTGACGAGCTTCCCGACGGCCAagttcggcgacggcggctcgcggcctcgcgcggcggcggcgctggaggaaTCGCA gtgCCCGGTGTGCCTGGAGGAGTACGAGGCGAAGGACGTGGTGCGCGTGCTCCCCTCCTGCGGCCACGCCTTCCACGTCGCCTGCATCGACGCCTGGCTCAGGCAGCACTCCACCTGCCCCGTCTGCCGGGcctccctccgcgccgccgccgccaacgccaagCACCcaccccccgcccccgccgccatgctgccgccgcccctctactgcccccccgccgccgccagggccTCCACCCCGGCCCCCGCGCGTGCAACCttccggcagcagcagcagcagctctccgccaccgcgtcctcgtcgtcggacGCCGACGCGCTCCAACCGGCGGCAGCCGCAGACGATCGGCTGGAGATCGTCGTCTCCGATGAGCAgcccgcgccgtccgccgccgccggcggacagGCAGAAGAacatcctcatcctcctcctcctgccgctgccgcggGCCATCGATGA
- the LOC127761877 gene encoding uncharacterized protein LOC127761877: MECGGGGREQQMQIVCVRGGGGGGGGEEDGSSEWDQSSSRSALSLFKEKEEEIERKKLEVREKVFSMLGRVEEETKRLAFIRQELEVMSDPTRREVETIRKRIDKVNRQLKPLGKNCLKKEKEYKACLEAYNEKSNEKATLVNRLMELVGESERLRMKKLEELNKTVESLY, from the exons atggagtgcggcggcggcggcagggagcaGCAGATGCAGATCGTGTGcgtgcggggcggcggcggcggcggcggcggcgaggaggatgggTCGTCGGAGTGGGACCAGTCGTCGTCGCGGTCGGCGCTGTCGCTGttcaaggagaaggaggaggagatcgagcgGAAGAAGCTGGAGGTGCGGGAGAAGGTGTTCTCCATGCTCGGCCGGGTCGAGGAGGAGACCAAGCGCCTCGCCTTCATCCGCCAG GAGCTGGAGGTGATGTCGGATCCGACGCGGCGGGAGGTGGAGACGATACGGAAGCGCATCGACAAGGTGAACCGCCAGCTCAAGCCGCTCGGCAAGAACTGCCTCAAGAAG GAGAAGGAATACAAGGCGTGCCTAGAGGCTTACAACGAGAAGAGCAACGAGAAAGCAACGCTTGTGAACAGGTTGATGGAG CTTGTGGGCGAGAGCGAGCGGCTGCGGATGAAGAAGCTCGAAGAGCTGAACAAAACGGTAGAGTCCCTCTACTAG